From one Vicinamibacterales bacterium genomic stretch:
- a CDS encoding DinB family protein, giving the protein MTLIDVLRQEAEVMYGTTEALFRRVEPGMLAWKPATGQNWMTVGQVLMHCTSSCGMSMKGFITGDWGLPDGVRFEDMKPEDMLPPASQLPTVESVKQALQLLAQDRALAMKQLGALDESKLLADRFPAPWGGPKVTLFQHLYNMIGHLGQHKGQLFYYLKLSGQNVNTGDLYGM; this is encoded by the coding sequence ATGACGCTGATCGACGTTCTGAGGCAGGAAGCTGAGGTCATGTACGGCACCACCGAGGCGCTGTTTCGGCGGGTTGAGCCGGGCATGCTCGCGTGGAAACCGGCCACCGGGCAGAATTGGATGACCGTCGGCCAGGTGCTGATGCACTGCACGAGTTCGTGTGGCATGTCCATGAAGGGCTTCATCACCGGAGACTGGGGATTGCCGGACGGCGTACGCTTCGAGGACATGAAGCCCGAGGACATGTTGCCTCCCGCCTCGCAATTGCCCACGGTCGAGAGCGTGAAGCAGGCGCTGCAGCTCCTCGCGCAGGATCGAGCGCTGGCCATGAAGCAGCTCGGTGCGCTCGACGAATCGAAGCTGCTCGCGGACCGTTTCCCTGCGCCCTGGGGTGGCCCGAAGGTCACGCTCTTCCAGCACCTCTACAACATGATCGGGCACCTGGGCCAGCACAAGGGGCAGTTGTTCTACTACCTGAAGCTGTCGGGCCAGAACGTGAACACGGGCGATCTATACGGAATGTGA